From the Argopecten irradians isolate NY chromosome 13, Ai_NY, whole genome shotgun sequence genome, one window contains:
- the LOC138306233 gene encoding putative methyltransferase C9orf114 isoform X3, with translation MPKSLDKKSSYEKDVPSNPKDWKKWKEERKRQKRKWKEEALIKKLEKEQQRKKNEEEQKNRAMEEEKVKERLGVQQTISIALPGSILDNAQSPELRTYLAGQIARSAVIFNVDEIVIFDETGSTNRSVEGQYDGVGKKGQANVQLARILQYLECPQYLRKSFFPQHKDLQYAGLLNPLDSPHHMRADEKCYFREGVVLNKPVATDKGSYVNVGLLKEVQIDKQIQPGVRVTVKLNELETEKKNLKGKVVSPSLPKVEGGLYWGYQVRLASSIGNVFTECPYKDGYDLTIGTSEKGDCVDTMEKTKYRHCLVVFGGVKGLECSLEADEALEEDYPLSLSIYIYI, from the exons ATGCCAAAATCACTCGATAAGAAATCGTCTTATGAAAAGGACGTACCTTCAAAT CCGAAAGATTGGAAGAAGTGGAAAGAGGAAA GGAAACGAcagaaaagaaaatggaagGAAGAGGCTTTGATAAAAAAGCTAGAGAAAGAACAACAAAGGAAGAAAAATGAAGAGGAACAGAAAAACAGAGCTATGGAAGAGGAGAAAGTAAAGGAAAGATTAG GGGTCCAGCAGACAATATCTATAGCTCTGCCAGGCTCAATCTTGGACAACGCCCAGTCTCCGGAGCTCCGTACCTACCTAGCTGGACAG ATTGCGAGATCTGCTGTGATATTTAACGTAGACGAAATTGTGATCTTTGATGAGACAGGATCAACAAatag GTCAGTGGAGGGTCAGTATGACGGGGTTGGTAAGAAAGGTCAGGCTAATGTCCAGCTCGCCAGGATCCTACAGTACCTAGAATGTCCTCAGTATCTACGCAAGTCATTCTTCCCCCAGCACAAGGATCTTCAGTACGCCG GTTTACTGAATCCTTTGGACTCTCCACACCACATGAGGGCCGACGAGAAATGTTACTTTCGAGAGGGAGTGGTACTGAATAAACCTGTGGCCACAGATAAAGGATCATACGTTAACGTGGGACTACTGAAG GAAGTCCAGATTGACAAACAGATACAGCCAGGTGTGAGAGTAACGGTCAAACTTAACGAGTTAGAGACAG agaaaaagaaTTTGAAAGGGAAAGTTGTGTCCCCTTCTCTACCAAAGGTTGAGGGCGGTCTGTACTGGGGTTACCAGGTACGACTGGCTAGCTCCATAGGGAACGTCTTCACAGAATGTCCTTATAAGGATGGCTACGACCTGACCATTGGAACGTCGGAGAAAGGCGACTGTGTGGACACCATGGAGAAAACAAAATACAG GCACTGTCTGGTGGTGTTTGGTGGGGTGAAGGGACTGGAGTGTAGTTTGGAGGCAGACGAAGCATTAGAGGAGGATtatcctctctctctctctatatatatatatatataa
- the LOC138306233 gene encoding putative methyltransferase C9orf114 isoform X2 codes for MPKSLDKKSSYEKDVPSNPKDWKKWKEERKRQKRKWKEEALIKKLEKEQQRKKNEEEQKNRAMEEEKVKERLGVQQTISIALPGSILDNAQSPELRTYLAGQIARSAVIFNVDEIVIFDETGSTNRSVEGQYDGVGKKGQANVQLARILQYLECPQYLRKSFFPQHKDLQYAGLLNPLDSPHHMRADEKCYFREGVVLNKPVATDKGSYVNVGLLKEVQIDKQIQPGVRVTVKLNELETEKKNLKGKVVSPSLPKVEGGLYWGYQVRLASSIGNVFTECPYKDGYDLTIGTSEKGDCVDTMEKTKYRHCLVVFGGVKGLECSLEADEALEENYPLSLSIYIYIYKSVVDTVWWCLVG; via the exons ATGCCAAAATCACTCGATAAGAAATCGTCTTATGAAAAGGACGTACCTTCAAAT CCGAAAGATTGGAAGAAGTGGAAAGAGGAAA GGAAACGAcagaaaagaaaatggaagGAAGAGGCTTTGATAAAAAAGCTAGAGAAAGAACAACAAAGGAAGAAAAATGAAGAGGAACAGAAAAACAGAGCTATGGAAGAGGAGAAAGTAAAGGAAAGATTAG GGGTCCAGCAGACAATATCTATAGCTCTGCCAGGCTCAATCTTGGACAACGCCCAGTCTCCGGAGCTCCGTACCTACCTAGCTGGACAG ATTGCGAGATCTGCTGTGATATTTAACGTAGACGAAATTGTGATCTTTGATGAGACAGGATCAACAAatag GTCAGTGGAGGGTCAGTATGACGGGGTTGGTAAGAAAGGTCAGGCTAATGTCCAGCTCGCCAGGATCCTACAGTACCTAGAATGTCCTCAGTATCTACGCAAGTCATTCTTCCCCCAGCACAAGGATCTTCAGTACGCCG GTTTACTGAATCCTTTGGACTCTCCACACCACATGAGGGCCGACGAGAAATGTTACTTTCGAGAGGGAGTGGTACTGAATAAACCTGTGGCCACAGATAAAGGATCATACGTTAACGTGGGACTACTGAAG GAAGTCCAGATTGACAAACAGATACAGCCAGGTGTGAGAGTAACGGTCAAACTTAACGAGTTAGAGACAG agaaaaagaaTTTGAAAGGGAAAGTTGTGTCCCCTTCTCTACCAAAGGTTGAGGGCGGTCTGTACTGGGGTTACCAGGTACGACTGGCTAGCTCCATAGGGAACGTCTTCACAGAATGTCCTTATAAGGATGGCTACGACCTGACCATTGGAACGTCGGAGAAAGGCGACTGTGTGGACACCATGGAGAAAACAAAATACAG ACACTGTCTGGTGGTGTTTGGTGGGGTGAAGGGACTGGAGTGTAGTTTGGAGGCAGACGAAGCATTAGAGGAGAATtatcctctctctctctctatatatatatatatatataaatctgttGTAGACACTGTCTGGTGGTGTTTGGTGGGGTGA
- the LOC138306233 gene encoding putative methyltransferase C9orf114 isoform X4, translating into MPKSLDKKSSYEKDVPSNPKDWKKWKEERKRQKRKWKEEALIKKLEKEQQRKKNEEEQKNRAMEEEKVKERLGVQQTISIALPGSILDNAQSPELRTYLAGQIARSAVIFNVDEIVIFDETGSTNRSVEGQYDGVGKKGQANVQLARILQYLECPQYLRKSFFPQHKDLQYAGLLNPLDSPHHMRADEKCYFREGVVLNKPVATDKGSYVNVGLLKEVQIDKQIQPGVRVTVKLNELETEKKNLKGKVVSPSLPKVEGGLYWGYQVRLASSIGNVFTECPYKDGYDLTIGTSEKGDCVDTMEKTKYRHCLVVFGGVKGLECSLEADEA; encoded by the exons ATGCCAAAATCACTCGATAAGAAATCGTCTTATGAAAAGGACGTACCTTCAAAT CCGAAAGATTGGAAGAAGTGGAAAGAGGAAA GGAAACGAcagaaaagaaaatggaagGAAGAGGCTTTGATAAAAAAGCTAGAGAAAGAACAACAAAGGAAGAAAAATGAAGAGGAACAGAAAAACAGAGCTATGGAAGAGGAGAAAGTAAAGGAAAGATTAG GGGTCCAGCAGACAATATCTATAGCTCTGCCAGGCTCAATCTTGGACAACGCCCAGTCTCCGGAGCTCCGTACCTACCTAGCTGGACAG ATTGCGAGATCTGCTGTGATATTTAACGTAGACGAAATTGTGATCTTTGATGAGACAGGATCAACAAatag GTCAGTGGAGGGTCAGTATGACGGGGTTGGTAAGAAAGGTCAGGCTAATGTCCAGCTCGCCAGGATCCTACAGTACCTAGAATGTCCTCAGTATCTACGCAAGTCATTCTTCCCCCAGCACAAGGATCTTCAGTACGCCG GTTTACTGAATCCTTTGGACTCTCCACACCACATGAGGGCCGACGAGAAATGTTACTTTCGAGAGGGAGTGGTACTGAATAAACCTGTGGCCACAGATAAAGGATCATACGTTAACGTGGGACTACTGAAG GAAGTCCAGATTGACAAACAGATACAGCCAGGTGTGAGAGTAACGGTCAAACTTAACGAGTTAGAGACAG agaaaaagaaTTTGAAAGGGAAAGTTGTGTCCCCTTCTCTACCAAAGGTTGAGGGCGGTCTGTACTGGGGTTACCAGGTACGACTGGCTAGCTCCATAGGGAACGTCTTCACAGAATGTCCTTATAAGGATGGCTACGACCTGACCATTGGAACGTCGGAGAAAGGCGACTGTGTGGACACCATGGAGAAAACAAAATACAG ACACTGTCTGGTGGTGTTTGGTGGGGTGAAGGGACTGGAGTGTAGTTTGGAGGCAGACGAAGCATAA
- the LOC138306233 gene encoding putative methyltransferase C9orf114 homolog isoform X1: MPKSLDKKSSYEKDVPSNPKDWKKWKEERKRQKRKWKEEALIKKLEKEQQRKKNEEEQKNRAMEEEKVKERLGVQQTISIALPGSILDNAQSPELRTYLAGQIARSAVIFNVDEIVIFDETGSTNRSVEGQYDGVGKKGQANVQLARILQYLECPQYLRKSFFPQHKDLQYAGLLNPLDSPHHMRADEKCYFREGVVLNKPVATDKGSYVNVGLLKEVQIDKQIQPGVRVTVKLNELETEKKNLKGKVVSPSLPKVEGGLYWGYQVRLASSIGNVFTECPYKDGYDLTIGTSEKGDCVDTMEKTKYRHCLVVFGGVKGLECSLEADEALEEDDPSALFQHYLNTCPHQGSGTIRTEEAILITMSALRPVLSHTDS; encoded by the exons ATGCCAAAATCACTCGATAAGAAATCGTCTTATGAAAAGGACGTACCTTCAAAT CCGAAAGATTGGAAGAAGTGGAAAGAGGAAA GGAAACGAcagaaaagaaaatggaagGAAGAGGCTTTGATAAAAAAGCTAGAGAAAGAACAACAAAGGAAGAAAAATGAAGAGGAACAGAAAAACAGAGCTATGGAAGAGGAGAAAGTAAAGGAAAGATTAG GGGTCCAGCAGACAATATCTATAGCTCTGCCAGGCTCAATCTTGGACAACGCCCAGTCTCCGGAGCTCCGTACCTACCTAGCTGGACAG ATTGCGAGATCTGCTGTGATATTTAACGTAGACGAAATTGTGATCTTTGATGAGACAGGATCAACAAatag GTCAGTGGAGGGTCAGTATGACGGGGTTGGTAAGAAAGGTCAGGCTAATGTCCAGCTCGCCAGGATCCTACAGTACCTAGAATGTCCTCAGTATCTACGCAAGTCATTCTTCCCCCAGCACAAGGATCTTCAGTACGCCG GTTTACTGAATCCTTTGGACTCTCCACACCACATGAGGGCCGACGAGAAATGTTACTTTCGAGAGGGAGTGGTACTGAATAAACCTGTGGCCACAGATAAAGGATCATACGTTAACGTGGGACTACTGAAG GAAGTCCAGATTGACAAACAGATACAGCCAGGTGTGAGAGTAACGGTCAAACTTAACGAGTTAGAGACAG agaaaaagaaTTTGAAAGGGAAAGTTGTGTCCCCTTCTCTACCAAAGGTTGAGGGCGGTCTGTACTGGGGTTACCAGGTACGACTGGCTAGCTCCATAGGGAACGTCTTCACAGAATGTCCTTATAAGGATGGCTACGACCTGACCATTGGAACGTCGGAGAAAGGCGACTGTGTGGACACCATGGAGAAAACAAAATACAG ACACTGTCTGGTGGTGTTTGGTGGGGTGAAGGGACTGGAGTGTAGTTTGGAGGCAGACGAAGCATTAGAGGAGGATGATCCGAGTGCTTTATTCCAACATTATCTCAACACCTGTCCACATCAGGGCAGTGGTACCATCCGTACCGAG GAAGCCATACTGATCACGATGTCGGCCCTGAGACCTGTCCTCTCCCACACTGACAGCTAA
- the LOC138306656 gene encoding uncharacterized protein: MLFEHCPNGSIPSYSRFDPIIGEFQLSCRDSPKFDGDCVHLDDDQQSASFQCPSNHVLVGRDDQRPVCCQLKGACLMDCFIPKVFYSFQIGFEFEIEQGYALVGKYSYGSCAADPSLFRIAICKLMYH, encoded by the exons ATGTTATTTGAGCACTGCCCCAATGGCTCTATTCCCTCCTATAGCCGGTTTGATCCCATCATCGGCGAGTTCCAGCTATCGTGCCGAGACTCGCCAAAGTTCGATGGGGATTGTGTACATTTGG ATGACGACCAACAGTCAGCCTCCTTCCAATGTCCATCCAACCACGTGCTAGTGGGAAGAGATGACCAACGGCCGGTATGTTGTCAGCTGAAAG GTGCGTGCCTTATGGACTGTTTCATTCCGAAGGTTTTTTATTCATTCCAAATTGGTTTTGAATTCGAAATCGAGCAAGGCTATGCATTGGTTGGCAAATACAGTTACGG GTCGTGTGCCGCTGATCCGAGTTTGTTCCGTATTGCGATTTGCAAGCTTATGTACCACTGA